CCCACCCCTTGTTCACCTCGCCGATCAGGTTTTCAGCGGGCACACGCACGTTGTCATAGAAGACTTCCGCCAGGTGATGGCAGCCATCGAGCGACGCGATCGGCCGTACGGTAACGCCCGGCGACGACATGTCGAGCAGCAGGAAAGAAATGCCCTTTTGCGGCTTCGCTTCGCTATCCGTGCGGACCAGCACGAAGTTCCATTGGCCGTAGGCGCCGAAGCTGGTCCAGATCTTCTGTCCATTGACGATGTAGTCGTCGCCATCGCGAACCGCCGTCGTACGTAGCGACGCAAGATCGGAACCCGAGCCCGGCTCGGAAAAACCCTGTACCCAGAACACTTCGCCACGCTGAATGGGGGGAAGAAAGCGCCACTTCTGCTCTTCGTTGCCGAACTCGCAAATCACGGGTCCGACGAGCGACACGCCCGCCTGATTCTGTGTCGGTGCGCCTGCCAGATAGCACTCTTCCTCGAAGATGTAGCGCTGCATCGCGGTCCACCCCGTGCCGCCGTCGGCAACCGGCCAATGCGGCACTGACCAGCCGCGCGTGTCGTGCAGGATGCGAGCCCAGCGCTGCGAATCGTCGTTACCTGCCAGAAAGCCCTGCTGCCCGCGAAAGGCCAGCTCCGCCGGTAAATGTTCGTTCAGGTACGCCCGAACTTCTTCACGGAACGCGATGTCCGCGGGATCTACGCGAAAATCCATGGTTTAGCTTCCAGCGTTTTGTGTACGTTCAACTCGATCTGCATCGGCTGCTGCGCCAGCGTTGCCGACCAGTGTGCGCGGCGTGGGCGGCACGCAATAAAGTTCATCCACGACACCGCGCCGCCGCTCGAGCACGTTGCGTTGGCTGATTGCGCTCTTTGCACTCAATTCGCCGTTGTCAAGCGTTGGCTGCTCGCTTTCGAGCACGATGCGCGCAATGCGCGTAGAGCTGCCGCCAGGACGCGCGGCGAGCTGGTCGAGTCCGGCCTGGAAGAACGCGCGCACGCCGCGGCTGGTGATGATCTGGTCAACGTCCGGCATCGGCTCGTGAAGGTCGTCGCAAAGCGCACGGCACGCTTCGATGTCGGGGAAGACGAGCGCGGTCAGGTAGTCGCGGTCGTGCCCCGCAATCACGATATCGCGCGCATAGGGGCCAAACACGTTCAACGCGGACAGTCGCAACTCGGCGACGTTGACCCACGTGCCCGAGGACAGCTTGAAATTTTCCGCAATGCGTCCGTCGAAGCGCAGTCCAAGTTCGAGGCGCTGCGGGTCGATGAACGTGGCCGCGTCACCGGAGCGGAAATAACCCTCCTCGTCGAACGAGGCGGCGGTGCGCTCGGGATCGTTCCAATAGCCGGGTGTGACGCAGTCGCCGAGAAAGCGGATTTCCAGCTTCGCGCCGACCGGTGCCACCTTCACTTTGACGCCGGGCACCGGCAACCCCGCAATCGCCTCGCGCCGCGGATCCCAGGCCGCCGACATCGGCGTGGGGCCCGCTTCCGTGCCGCCAATACCCGACATGATAAGAACGCGCTGGCCGATGGTGCGCACCGCGAGCTCGTCGAGTTGAGCCCAGATGTATGTGGGCAGGCTTGCGCCGCCGTAGTAGATGAGCGCGAGCTTGCTGAAGAATGTCTCGCGCAGTGCCCTGTCCGCCTGCAGATGCGGGACGAGCGAGGCCAACCCTTGGGGCGTATTGAGGTAGATCACCGGCGCGATTTCACGCAATGCCTGCACGGTCGGGCCAATGTCCTCCGGCGTTGGCTTGCCGGGGTCCAGGTAATAAGTCCCCCCGCCGTACAGCACCATGCCGAAGTTATGCGTGCCGCCAAAAGTGTGATGCCACGGCAGCCAGTCGAGCAGATCCGGTGGCCCGTCCTGAAGAAACGCGAACACCTGGGCGACTTGCTGCCGATTGCTACACAGCATGCGCTGCGCGTAGATCACGCCTTTCGGTGCGCCCGTCGTTCCCGAAGTAAACATGATCTTGCCCACCGTATCCGGGCCTACGGCCTTGAACGCCTCGTCGACGTCGGCCGTGACCGGCGTCTTCAGCCACTCCGCGACACGCGAGCCGGCACGACCGTCCGGCAACGGACCGACGACCACACATTCCACGCCGCCAAACACCTCGCGCAATGCACGGCCATACTGCGCGCCGTCATCCGCGAAGACGAGGCCGGGCGTGCATACGGCCGCGAGTTGCTTGAGCTTCGAAAAGTCCTGCGATAACAGCGAATACGCGGGCGTCACCGGAATGTAGGGAATTCCGACGTGCAATGCGGCGAGCGCGAAGAGCGCGTGTTCAAAGCTTCGGTCGGAGAGAATCATCAACGGACGGGACGGCGACAATCCCCGATCGAGCAGCGCCTGCCCCAGCGCACGCGCACCGTCGAACGCCTGCCGATAGGTCAGACACTCCCACGACTGACCGTCCGGCGTGCGCCGCGCGAGCAGCGCGCGCTCGGGCGTGACGCTCGCCCAGTGTTCGAGCCGCTCCGTCAAGCGGACGGGATACGGTTCGAGCGGTTCCTTCAGTTCATACACCACGCTTCCGTCTGCCCTTCGCTCGACGATGGCATCCATGCTGCCGAGGCGAATCGGGCGAAACGGCACATCCATCAGGGCATCGTGCGAAGCCGTTCCTGCATCCATCTGAGTCGTCCTATTGTTATCTGGCAACCCGCGTCCCGAGAGTGGTCGCATCGTCTTCCCATACCCGGAAATTCTTGCGGACCGAGAGCAACCAATAATTGAACGTCGATCATGTTGTTGAACAAGCATAACGCGGAATCCAACCCACGTCTATCCGTTGTCACCCACGTGGACACCAAGCCAAAAATACGCTACTTTTATGAACGTCATTCGCATTGTTAAACACCACGCCGGTCGTAAACAATGATCGGGGCCAAGGAGCCATCATGTCGGAAGAGATCGTCGTCACCGCTGCCGTTCGCACCGCGATTGGAGATTTCGGTGGCGCGCTGTCGAGCGTTCCGCCCACGACGCTAGGCGCAACAGTTGTTCGCGCGCTGCTCGAGCGCACGAATCTGCCGGGCGAAGATGTGGGCCACGTGGTGTTCGGCAACGTGATCCATACCGAGCCCCGCGACATGTATCTCGCGCGCGTCGCCGCGATGGAAGGCGGCGTCAGCGCGGATGCACCGGCGTTGACGCTCAACCGGCTTTGCGGCTCCGGACTCCAGGCGATCATCTCCGCCGCGCAGACGATCGCGCACGGTGACGCGGAAATCGCGATCGGCGCCGGTGCGGAAAGCATGTCGCGCGCGGCCTACGTTGCGACCGGCGCGCGTTGGGGCTCGCGCATGGGCGACATCCGCCTGATCGACATGATGGTCGGCGCGTTGACTGATCCGTTCAGCGCTTGCCATATGGGTGTAACCGCAGAGAACGTCGCCAAGAAGTACGGCATTTCGCGCGACGACCAGGACCGGCTCGCCGTCGAATCGCATCGACGCGCCGCGCAAGCGATTCATCACGGCCACTTCCGCGAACAGATCGTGCCCGTAGCCCTGCATACGAAAAAAGGCGAGCTCGTTTTCGACACCGATGAGCATGTGCGATCGGGCGCGACTCTCGCCGATCTCGCCAAATTGCGTCCGGCATTCGAGAAGGACGGCACGGTCACGGCCGGCAATGCGTCCGGTCTGAACGACGGCGCCGCGGCGGTCCTGCTGATGGCCCGTCGCACCGCCGAACAACGAGGCCTGCGTCCGCTTGCGCGACTCGTTTCCTGGGCTCACGCGGGCGTCGATCCGCAATACATGGGCATCGGCCCGGTGCCTGCGACACGCAAGGCGCTGCAGCGCGCGGGCTTGACCGTCGCTGATCTCGATGTGATCGAAGCGAACGAGGCGTTTGCCGCTCAAGCCTGCGCCGTGGCGAAGGAGCTGGAATTCGACAGCGCCAAAGTCAACCCGAATGGCTCGGGCATCTCGCTTGGCCATCCGATTGGCGCAACCGGTGCTGTCATTGCGGTCAAGGCCATTCACGAATTGCATCGTTGCGGTGGGCGCTATGCGCTCGTGACAATGTGTATCGGCGGAGGCCAGGGCATCGCGGTCGTCTTCGAACGCGTTTAGCAGACCTGTCGCAGCCGCCATTCATTCAACAGCAGGGAGTGACGTGGTACGCCCCGAACAATTGCTGCACCCACAACGACAAGCGGTTTCGCCACGCCCTGCAGCAACGATGCTGTTGCTGCGAGACGCGCAATACGACGGTGCACCCGCCGTTGAAGTGCTGATGACACGGCGTTCGGCGCAAGCCAGCTTCGCGCCGGGCGCGTTCGCGTTTCCTGGCGGCGCGATCGACCCTTCGGATGGACAAACCGCCGGCAGCGCACGACGGCGCGCCACGCAAGACGATGCTCAGGCGATTCATGCCGTGGCCGCCATCCGCGAAACGTTCGAAGAGCTCGGCGTGCTGCTCGCATGGCGACACGACGGCACATTCGCCGACGATAGCGATATTGCGAAGCTCGACCGGCGAGCTGCGATCGAGGAACAATGCGTGCAGCATGGCCTGACAGTCGCCGTCGACTGCGTTTATCCGTTCGCGCATTGGATCACCGACCGAGACCTGCCACGGCGCTTCGACGTGCAGTTTTTCGTGGCGCGCATGCCCGTCGGTCAAACTGCGGTCGCGGACGGCGCCGAGCAGTTCGAACCGGTGTGGGTCCGTCCCGACGAGGCGCTGGCGCGCCATGCCGCGGGCGACTTCATGATGATCTTCCCGACCATGCGCACGCTTGAACGCCTCCGCTCGTTCGGCTCGGTTGCTGCCGTGCTCACGGCGTGCGGGTCTGAAAGGTCGCTCTGGCGCAGTTGTCCGCGCGGGGGGATGAGGGCAGGCAGTGTCGTGCGCTGCATGGAAGGTGACCCGCCGTATGGCGAACTGCGCCTCGTATGCCCTGACGGCCAGGTGCTCCACCCCCTCGACTGGCAATCGACCGAAGCCGTCCCGCTCCTGGGAAACGTGATGCGGTTGACCGCCGGGAACGGCGGCTTGATGACGGGTCCAGGCACGAATAGCTACATCGTCGGTACGGCGGCGACCGGCTTCATCGTGATCGATCCGGGGCCGAACGATCAGGCGCACCTTCAGCGTCTTTTCGCGGCCACGGGTGGTGACATTCGAATGATCGTCTGCACGCACTCCCACGTGGACCATGCGCCCGGGGCGAGGCCGCTGCAGTCCATGTGCCCGCACAGGCCACCCGTCCTCGGCCGGTCGTCCGGGCCTGCCGACAGGGCAAGCCATCACTTCGTCCCGGACCGTGAATTGCTCGACGGCGAGTGGCTGGCGCTTGCGCATGATGGCGACACGCATCGATTGCTCGTCGTCTCGACACCCGGGCACGCAAGCAACCACGTGTGCCTGGTCCTTATCGAGGACGGACTGCTATTCAGCGGCGATCACGTTCTGAATGGCAGCACGACCATCATCGATCCTCCCGACGGCAACATGACGGCCTACCTTGCGTCACTCGACCGGTTGGACGCGATTTGCGCCGAACGTGAGATCGACTTCATTCTGCCCGCACATGGGTACGTGCTGGACCGACCGCATGACCAGATCGCCCGCCTCACGGCACACCGTCTAGCCCGCGAGGCAAAGATCGCCGACGCGGTAAACGCACTGCCGACCGGTTCGATCGACGACTGGCTGCGTCTTGCTTATGCCGATGTTCCTGAACGGCTTTGGCCAGCCGCGTCCCGGTCGCTACTGGCTCACCTGGAACGACTCGACGAACAACGTCATCCGACTTCGCAAATTCGACTCAGCTCTCTGCTACCAGCGCAACCAGCCGGCCATGAATGAGTGCGCGCCTCCGTGACCATCCGTCCACGCGCCGCGAGTTTCTGTCGATTGTGGGTCACAGCACGATCACGCCATTACCCAATAGCTGAAAGCCAACGTCGGCTTCTGCCGACGTTGGTTTCGCTTTAAACCTCGCTGGGTTGACGCGTCGTTAGAGGCCGAGCGTAAGACACGTCTTCACGACTTCTTGCGCTGACGCCGTTGCTCATCAGAATTTCGCGCCACGCAGAGGGCACTTGCGCGGGAGTCAGTTCGTTTATCGCTTCGGAGATGCAGACACGAGCGGCAATCGCCCATACGCCATCACGCTTTTCGAAGCGGTCGATATAGCGCCCCACCGCTAAGGTGTCCGGCTTGACGCGATTTTCTCCGAAGAAGAGCCAGTACGTCTCCCCGTGCGCTTCGTCGCCCTGCAATTCGACGCTGTGATTGAAGACCATATGGTGGTGCGACAACTGATGCTCGATATGGTACGCAAAGGCCCAGTCGACGAATTCCTCTGCATTCCCGACGAATGCGCCGTGATCGTCGATTGCGTCAGGATGGTATGCCGACAGCGTCAACTCCCGGTCCATGCGGTCGACCCCGCGGCAGTACCGGTGCACGCATTCAAGTATGTCCTGCTTATCCAACAGTGCTTCGACGCGCGTGCTCAACTCTTTGTTCATGGCTTCTACCGTTAGATAGTCATGGCGACGAAAAAGACCACCGCACCGATCACGGCACCCACGAAGCAGTAACCCTCGCCTGTCGACAAATCGGCTTCCTGCGCTCGCGCGCGGCTCGCAACCGCACATCCGATGATGCCCGCCAATGCCGTCGCCCCAAGCACCGCAAACATCATCACGACGTCGAAGAGTGCCGACCGGCCTAGCTCTTCCATGCGCAGATCGCGTTGCAGCAGCCAAACCGCCGCTGCGGAAATCGACAGCAGTATGAGCGGGAGCCATACTCGACGCGCTTCTCGAGCGCTCTCGCGAGTCAGTGTTTTCATCGCGCCCGGCCCTCCGTGCGCATCTTGCCGAGAGTACGAGGGCCCATCGCACAGAGCACGCGCGCCGCCCAATTCGATTGTTTTGCGCGAGCCGATTCGTCCGGCGAGGGCGTGCCATTTTCAGCGCGCTGGCGACGATGGTCGAACGTATAGTCCGCAAGAGGACCACGTAAATCGCTGTCGAGAAAGTACATCGCATGTCTCCGATCAGGCTTATGCCTCTCGGGCGCTTGCACGGCGCCTCTAGATGGACATCGTAGGCGATGGAAAATGGATATGCAACAAGTCGTTCAATTAAGGGCGTCGGTGTTTTCACTACCCGACCAGGCATGGACTGACGTGCATGCGCGAGCGCCCGTTAGCACACACGGACATGCGTGCTAACGGGTCGGCCATCAATCGAGGAAAGTAAAACGAAGCGCTAAAGCCGCGCTCCGGATGCAGCTTGGCGATTCGAAAATGACATGCCGACGAGCATCAGGAGACCTGGAAGCCACCGTCGACAGCGAGCAGCTGACCGGTGACATAGTCCGATGCCGGCGACGCGAAAAACAACACCGCTCTCGCGATGTCGGAGGCAACGCCGATGCGCCCCAGCGGCATGCGGCCAGGCTGGGTAATCGGCCCGTGGGCCTGATGAACCTTCGTCGATGCAGCCGCGCCCTCGGTTGCCACGCCGCCGGGCAGCACTGCGTTCACGCGAATTCCGTCGGCTGCGAATTCTAGCGCCGCCACCTTGGTGAGGTTGTTCACGCCCGCCTTCGATGCGCCGTAGTCTCCGTTATCGAAAATCACCGGCTGCAGCGAAGCCACCGACGAAATATTGATAATGGAACCGCCGTTTTTGGCACCTTGCATTCGCTTGATCGCTTCACGCATGCAGAGGAAGGTGCCGCGCAGGTTGACGCCGAGCACTTTGTCCCACTTCTCTGCCGACGTCTCGACGAATTGCGTCTTCGGATAGATACCTGCGTTGTTCACGAGAATATCGAGGCGCCCGAGCTTCGCCTGCACCGTTTCGTACATCGCAAGAATCGACGATTCATCGCCGATGTCCACTTTGACCGCGATAGCCCTACCGGACGCGCTTTCGATCTGTTTGACCGTCTGCTGCGCCGCTTCCTCGTTCAGGTCCGCCGCGACCACCGCCGCGCCGGCCGACGCGAGCAGCAGAGCCGTCTCACGGCCGATGCCAGAGCCTGCCCCTGTCACCACCGCCACTTTCTGATCGAGGTTGAATAGACTTGCCACATTCGTGCTCACTGCTCCTCCTTTGGCTCGCCGCGCGAGCGGGTTATTTTCTGAACGTCATTCGCAAAGATAAACACACCACCTCAGAGTGTCAAGGTGAATGGGAAACGAATGACGATAGGAGCAGCGTGAACGAAGCTGTGGAGCGGTGTGACTGTGCTTGTCAGCCCGCCGTCGGCGATGCGATGTCGCGCATGATGTCGAGCATCGAGCGGTGGTAGGGCTTGTGAGGCCTATCCGCCCACACCAGCGACACTTCGGTTTCGCCTGAAGCCGGCACATCCTCGATGTCCACGAAGGCGACGCCCTCCACGGGCAGGTATCGCGCCGAGTCCAGCATCAGACCGATGCCCAGTTCATGAGACACGAGGTTGAGCATCGTGTAGGGATGGCGGGCTTGCTGGGTCACCCGCGGCGATAGCCCCGCCTCACGGCGCGCTGTCTCGAACGCAGCGAATAGCGGCTGCGACATTTGCTGAGGGAACATGATGAGCGGATATCGCGCGAGATCCGCGATGCGAATCGAGGGCTGCGTCGCCACGGGCCACTTCGCTGGAACGGCGGCCACCACACGCAGACGCTCGATGACCACGCTTTCCAAACCTGACACGTCCGCCGAGCTGGTGACTACCACGCCCAGGTCGATGCTGCCATTTTTCACGCTGGCGACGGTCAAGGCACTGCCGCGCTCGATCAACCGGACGTCGACGCCCGGCCATTGCTTGCGAAGCCCCTGAATGGCTAGCGGCATGATTCGCAACGCACACATCGGCACGAACGCTACGCTCAGGCTCGCCAGTTCGTCGGCGGCTTGCCGCACGCGCCGCTCGGCCAGCTCCGCTTGCGCGATCAGCGGCTTCGCCTCCGCAAGTAACGCGGCTCCGGCGGGTGTGAGCGAAACGCCTCGCGGTGTACGTTCGAGCAGCTTGATGCCAAGCTGCTCCTCCAGCCGCATGATCGACTGGCTGAGCGGCGGCTGCGCCATGCCCAGGCGCGCAGCCGCACGGCCAAAGTGCTGGGTCTCCGCGACCGCGACGAAGTGTCTGAGATGCCGCAATTCCATGACGTGATATGGCTTTGATATCGGGTGCCGCCAGCATATCGCCTTTGTCCCGCTGCGGTGCACCGCGGACGAACCCTGGTCATATCGGGTGCGCACTGTCTTGACGTCCAACACCGTTCAACATAGCTTTTGGAATGTGGTTCTAGAATGCGAACAACGACCGAGGCGGTGACGATGCCCGAAATCCCAAACCTGCAGCCTTTCGTTCAGGCCGTCCGTTGCGGCAGCTTCATCGCCGCAGCCACCCGGCTCCAGGTCACACCGCCTGCCGTAAGCAAGAGCATTGCCGCGCTGGAGCGTGAACTGGGCGTGCGTCTTTTCAACCGGACCACCCGCAAGCTCAGTCTCACGAGCGAGGGGCGGCAGTTCTTTGAACGCGTGGCGCCGTTGTTAATTCAACTGGACGAAGCGGTCACGGATGTGCGGCGCAGCCCCGAGCATCCTGAGGGATTGATCAAAGTTTCGGTGACGCCCACGTTCGGAAGGCATTGTCTGACTCCGGTGATCGCGGAGTTTCTTCAACGCTACCCACTCGTCGAAATCGACATCAACTACGACGAAACTGCGCCAAGCCTGGTCAATGACGGTGTCGACGTCAGCATCCAGCATGCGCGGGGACGCGGGACCAACCATGTCTGCCGTCCGCTGTGTGACTACCCTATCGTACTGGTCGCGAGCCGGGACTACCTCGGACGCAAGGGCGTGCCGCAATCACCGGATGAACTAGCGGAACACGACTTCGTCGGCATCCGGACGCCTTTTGGACTCGCAGCGCTTCATCTCGAACGCTTGCCCGGAGGAACACGAAAAGGAGCCGCGCGCAGGGAAAAAACGTTCATTCATCATCCCCGCGGCCGTCTCACCGTGGCGGGTCAGCCGGATGTCAGCCTCATCGCCGCGATCCGCGGCGCCGGCATCGCGCCGTCCTCGGTGCCTGCGGTGCTGCCGTATCTGCATTCGGGAGCACTCAAGATCGTCCTTCCCGAATACAGGGTGCGCGCAGACGAGGGGGACGGTGTGGGGCCACGCATTTACGTGCACTACCCGCACCGCCAGTATCTGCCCGCGAAAGTCAGGGTTTTCGTCGACTATCTCCTTGAACGCCTTCGGACAACCGATATCGGCAAAGCGGAACTCGACCAATATTCGGCCTGAACCCTGGCCGCCTTCATTCGCGGTCCGTGCTACGCCGCCGATACGCGGAAGGACTTGTCGAAACGTGCTTATGGAAGATGTTGCGAAATGCGCGCACGTCCGAATAGCCGACCATCACGGCGATCTGCTCGACGGATATCTGCGTGTTGCGCAACATTCGCTTGGCAGACTCGATGCGCAGTGAACTCGCATAGGCACGCGGCGTCACGCCCAGGCTCCGAGTAAAGCGCCGCAGCAACGTGGCGTGACTGACGGCGAGGAGGTCCGCCAGCGCGCTGATCTTGAAGTCTTGGGCAAAGCGCTGAGCGAGCCAGAATTGCGCGCTGCTCACGAGCGGATCGTCGCTCGTCAGGCGGCCTTCCTCGCGCTCGCCGTCCGTTCCTGTCGTCGATGCGAGCCATTGAGCAGTATGCGGAGATATTGCACGATCGACGAGGCGGGCCACGAGTTGCCACTCGCTTGCGGGCACGCTGCAAGTGTGTACGCCGTCGTGCTCGGCGATCGTGGCGCCAGGGTCCACGCGCACCTTTGGAAAGCGCGACCGGAACAGGCTTCTGAGCACTCGCGGGACTGCCGCTGGGCCGCCGTCGAGCAGCCCCGCCTGCGCGAGCAGCGCTCCTCCCGTGCCGCTCGCGGCCAACACCGCTCCCCGCGCACGCTGCCAGCGCAACCACTCCGTCACGGGCTCGGCGTGGTCGAGGAGCGTTGCGAGTGCCTCTTCGCTGGCCACGGCGAAAGCCGGTACATAAACGATGCGGTACTCCGTATCGCCCAGCAGGTTCCCGTCACTCTCCATCCTTCGCTCGCCGGCGAACTCCAGGCTGTTTCCGTTGGCGCCCAGAAGGCGTACCTGGGTCTTCATCGTGTGCCGGTACGGGGGCGCGAACTGGGTGAATATGTGTCGTGCAATCAGCGCGAATCCGTCTACCAGCGCGCCGACGCTCGACAGATAACTGCCTGGCAGCACGAGTGCGGCAACGTCCTTCACTGGCTCGGCCGGGGCGGTGGGCTTGCGAATTTCGATCCCCCAATATGCAGATTTTGATCCTCTTTCGCCGCGATGTTAGCACGCATGATCGTCGGTATCGCCGGCGACAAGAACGGCGGGGAACGCGGAGTCGCATCCGCTATCAATAGCCGCGCCGCCGCGGTTAAACAGGAGACACAAGTGAAGAGCCTCGAAGAAAAGCTTGCCTATGGCTTAAAGGTATTCGGCGAAATCATGGGTGAAGACAAGGCAGCGGGCTTACGTGCCGCAAGCGAGTCCACCGGCTTCGGATCCGACATTTCACGCCTTGCCATCAACTACGCGTTCGCCGATGTATGGGGCGACGACAAACTCGAGCGCAAGCAGCGCAGCCTCGTGACGCTGGGCATTCTCATCGCCAGCCGGCAGACGCTCGAACTGAAGAACCACGTCCGCATTGCCGTGCGCAACGGTCTGAGCGCACGCGAGCTCGAAGGCGTGCTGATTCAGGCGCTTCCGTATGCAGGCTTCCCAGCCGTCGCCTCCGCTACCACGGCTGTTCTCGAGACGCTACGGGAGTTGGGCATCGATACCACGACCCGCACCTCGGAAGAACGCGGATTGCTGTGAGGCGCCATCGAAAGCGCCCCGCGATGAAAGGAGACAAGTGATGAGCACACCAAGCGTGGATATCGTGCCGACGATGCGCGAGTTCAACGTTTCGAACGACCTGCTCGGCGATCACGCCGCGCTGCAAGAACGCTGGAACGAAGACGGCTACCTGTTCTTTCGCGACGTTCTCGAGCACGAGCCGCTGGAGCGCATGCGCGCTCTGCTAGTCGATCATCTCGACCGCAACGGCTTCGTTGACCGCAACGACCGAGACGTGCGATGGACTGGCAAGGATCGCGAAAATTTCAGCTTCTTTCCCGTGAAGGCGATGAACGAGCAGCGTGCCGCACGCACCGTGATGGAAGACCCCGCGGTTCGTGCATTCTTTCAGCGGCTCTTCGGCGTACCGCTTTATTGGGTACCCTTCACCGAATACCGCACGTCGCCGCCCGCTATCGACAAAAGCCGCACCCGCTTCGACTTCATTCATGAAGATGCGATCTACAGCGACCGCCTCGATTTCATCATCTGCTGGATTCCGCTCAGCGATATCGATGCGCAAGTCGGCGGACTGGCCGTGGCGGAAGGATTGCATAAGCTTGCGTGCCTGCACAGGAAGGACGGCGACAAGATCGTTCCCATCGATCTCGCG
The sequence above is drawn from the Paraburkholderia sprentiae WSM5005 genome and encodes:
- a CDS encoding nuclear transport factor 2 family protein, coding for MNKELSTRVEALLDKQDILECVHRYCRGVDRMDRELTLSAYHPDAIDDHGAFVGNAEEFVDWAFAYHIEHQLSHHHMVFNHSVELQGDEAHGETYWLFFGENRVKPDTLAVGRYIDRFEKRDGVWAIAARVCISEAINELTPAQVPSAWREILMSNGVSARSREDVSYARPLTTRQPSEV
- a CDS encoding AMP-binding protein → MDAGTASHDALMDVPFRPIRLGSMDAIVERRADGSVVYELKEPLEPYPVRLTERLEHWASVTPERALLARRTPDGQSWECLTYRQAFDGARALGQALLDRGLSPSRPLMILSDRSFEHALFALAALHVGIPYIPVTPAYSLLSQDFSKLKQLAAVCTPGLVFADDGAQYGRALREVFGGVECVVVGPLPDGRAGSRVAEWLKTPVTADVDEAFKAVGPDTVGKIMFTSGTTGAPKGVIYAQRMLCSNRQQVAQVFAFLQDGPPDLLDWLPWHHTFGGTHNFGMVLYGGGTYYLDPGKPTPEDIGPTVQALREIAPVIYLNTPQGLASLVPHLQADRALRETFFSKLALIYYGGASLPTYIWAQLDELAVRTIGQRVLIMSGIGGTEAGPTPMSAAWDPRREAIAGLPVPGVKVKVAPVGAKLEIRFLGDCVTPGYWNDPERTAASFDEEGYFRSGDAATFIDPQRLELGLRFDGRIAENFKLSSGTWVNVAELRLSALNVFGPYARDIVIAGHDRDYLTALVFPDIEACRALCDDLHEPMPDVDQIITSRGVRAFFQAGLDQLAARPGGSSTRIARIVLESEQPTLDNGELSAKSAISQRNVLERRRGVVDELYCVPPTPRTLVGNAGAAADADRVERTQNAGS
- a CDS encoding acyl-CoA dehydrogenase family protein; amino-acid sequence: MDFRVDPADIAFREEVRAYLNEHLPAELAFRGQQGFLAGNDDSQRWARILHDTRGWSVPHWPVADGGTGWTAMQRYIFEEECYLAGAPTQNQAGVSLVGPVICEFGNEEQKWRFLPPIQRGEVFWVQGFSEPGSGSDLASLRTTAVRDGDDYIVNGQKIWTSFGAYGQWNFVLVRTDSEAKPQKGISFLLLDMSSPGVTVRPIASLDGCHHLAEVFYDNVRVPAENLIGEVNKGWGYTKFLLFNERAFLGAEAPALKRYLRKIRHYAARERVAGKPLIQDPTFAARFAQHELEVRAIDMAVQKILHQGIDERSGGMAIGSMLKVRGSELHQKLTEMLLEVIGDYGAVFYPDPNEERALREASFIGPEYAPGLAAEVFYRRACSIYGGTAEIQRNIIAKALFDL
- a CDS encoding SDR family NAD(P)-dependent oxidoreductase, with translation MSTNVASLFNLDQKVAVVTGAGSGIGRETALLLASAGAAVVAADLNEEAAQQTVKQIESASGRAIAVKVDIGDESSILAMYETVQAKLGRLDILVNNAGIYPKTQFVETSAEKWDKVLGVNLRGTFLCMREAIKRMQGAKNGGSIINISSVASLQPVIFDNGDYGASKAGVNNLTKVAALEFAADGIRVNAVLPGGVATEGAAASTKVHQAHGPITQPGRMPLGRIGVASDIARAVLFFASPASDYVTGQLLAVDGGFQVS
- a CDS encoding LysR family transcriptional regulator, translating into MDVKTVRTRYDQGSSAVHRSGTKAICWRHPISKPYHVMELRHLRHFVAVAETQHFGRAAARLGMAQPPLSQSIMRLEEQLGIKLLERTPRGVSLTPAGAALLAEAKPLIAQAELAERRVRQAADELASLSVAFVPMCALRIMPLAIQGLRKQWPGVDVRLIERGSALTVASVKNGSIDLGVVVTSSADVSGLESVVIERLRVVAAVPAKWPVATQPSIRIADLARYPLIMFPQQMSQPLFAAFETARREAGLSPRVTQQARHPYTMLNLVSHELGIGLMLDSARYLPVEGVAFVDIEDVPASGETEVSLVWADRPHKPYHRSMLDIMRDIASPTAG
- a CDS encoding MBL fold metallo-hydrolase, yielding MVRPEQLLHPQRQAVSPRPAATMLLLRDAQYDGAPAVEVLMTRRSAQASFAPGAFAFPGGAIDPSDGQTAGSARRRATQDDAQAIHAVAAIRETFEELGVLLAWRHDGTFADDSDIAKLDRRAAIEEQCVQHGLTVAVDCVYPFAHWITDRDLPRRFDVQFFVARMPVGQTAVADGAEQFEPVWVRPDEALARHAAGDFMMIFPTMRTLERLRSFGSVAAVLTACGSERSLWRSCPRGGMRAGSVVRCMEGDPPYGELRLVCPDGQVLHPLDWQSTEAVPLLGNVMRLTAGNGGLMTGPGTNSYIVGTAATGFIVIDPGPNDQAHLQRLFAATGGDIRMIVCTHSHVDHAPGARPLQSMCPHRPPVLGRSSGPADRASHHFVPDRELLDGEWLALAHDGDTHRLLVVSTPGHASNHVCLVLIEDGLLFSGDHVLNGSTTIIDPPDGNMTAYLASLDRLDAICAEREIDFILPAHGYVLDRPHDQIARLTAHRLAREAKIADAVNALPTGSIDDWLRLAYADVPERLWPAASRSLLAHLERLDEQRHPTSQIRLSSLLPAQPAGHE
- the bktB gene encoding beta-ketothiolase BktB — its product is MSEEIVVTAAVRTAIGDFGGALSSVPPTTLGATVVRALLERTNLPGEDVGHVVFGNVIHTEPRDMYLARVAAMEGGVSADAPALTLNRLCGSGLQAIISAAQTIAHGDAEIAIGAGAESMSRAAYVATGARWGSRMGDIRLIDMMVGALTDPFSACHMGVTAENVAKKYGISRDDQDRLAVESHRRAAQAIHHGHFREQIVPVALHTKKGELVFDTDEHVRSGATLADLAKLRPAFEKDGTVTAGNASGLNDGAAAVLLMARRTAEQRGLRPLARLVSWAHAGVDPQYMGIGPVPATRKALQRAGLTVADLDVIEANEAFAAQACAVAKELEFDSAKVNPNGSGISLGHPIGATGAVIAVKAIHELHRCGGRYALVTMCIGGGQGIAVVFERV